In Acidobacteriota bacterium, a genomic segment contains:
- a CDS encoding adenine phosphoribosyltransferase has protein sequence MNLEERLKGIIRDVPDFPKKGILFKDITPLLADAALFDATIAGLAEPHALDGIDAVAAVESRGFIFGASLAGRLRAGFVPIRKPGKLPYRTVRQSYALEYGTDTLEMHVDAVRPGSKVLIVDDLLATGGTASAAAALVRGQGGRIVAVTFVVELTFLKGRDRLDGIPVRSLVRY, from the coding sequence ATGAATCTCGAGGAGCGGCTCAAGGGTATCATCCGGGACGTCCCGGACTTTCCGAAGAAGGGAATTCTCTTCAAGGACATCACGCCGCTCCTGGCCGATGCCGCGCTCTTCGACGCGACGATCGCCGGGCTCGCCGAGCCGCACGCCCTGGATGGCATCGACGCGGTGGCCGCGGTGGAGTCGCGGGGGTTCATCTTCGGGGCGTCGCTGGCGGGGCGCCTTCGCGCGGGGTTCGTCCCCATCCGCAAGCCGGGGAAGCTCCCTTACCGCACGGTCCGGCAGTCGTACGCGCTCGAGTACGGCACCGACACGCTGGAGATGCACGTGGACGCCGTGCGCCCGGGGTCGAAGGTGCTGATCGTCGACGATCTCCTCGCGACCGGCGGCACCGCCTCGGCGGCCGCGGCCCTGGTGCGGGGACAGGGTGGCCGAATCGTCGCCGTGACGTTCGTGGTGGAGCTGACGTTCCTGAAGGGGCGCGACCGGCTCGACGGGATTCCGGTCCGGAGCCTCGTCCGCTACTGA
- a CDS encoding acetyl-CoA carboxylase carboxyltransferase subunit alpha: MARSPNGHSTEESAFEEPILEIERRLDELSGYPATRQSQEETARLRARLAVLRTEIYSHLTPWQKTLVARHPRRPYTLDYVPFLFEDFVELHGDRRFGDDAAIVTGWAVYHGAPVAIVGHQKGHNTKENIHRNFGQPRPEGYRKALRIMKLAEKFGRPILCFVDTPGAFPGVDAESRGQAEAIAVNLREMSKLAVPVLVTITGEGGSGGALAIAVGNVVNMLEHSIYSVISPEGCAAILWKDQQRFKMEAAKNLHYTAQDLKSLDVIDDIIPEVPGGAHIDHQGSARILDEFISRHLAALRRLKPGEIVEHRHEKFRRMGAYLAPLD, encoded by the coding sequence ATGGCACGCTCACCGAACGGCCATTCCACCGAAGAGAGCGCCTTCGAGGAACCCATCCTCGAGATCGAGCGGCGCCTCGACGAGCTCTCCGGCTACCCCGCGACGCGGCAGTCGCAGGAGGAGACGGCCCGGCTTCGCGCGCGGCTCGCGGTGCTCAGGACCGAGATCTACTCCCATCTCACGCCGTGGCAGAAGACCCTCGTCGCGCGGCATCCCCGGCGCCCCTACACCCTCGACTACGTCCCGTTCCTCTTCGAGGACTTCGTCGAGCTTCACGGCGATCGCCGGTTCGGCGACGACGCGGCGATCGTCACGGGATGGGCCGTCTATCACGGCGCGCCCGTCGCGATCGTCGGGCACCAGAAGGGGCACAACACCAAGGAGAACATCCACCGGAACTTCGGGCAGCCACGCCCCGAGGGGTACCGCAAAGCGCTCCGCATCATGAAGCTGGCCGAGAAGTTCGGGCGCCCCATCCTCTGCTTCGTGGACACCCCGGGGGCGTTCCCCGGGGTCGACGCCGAGTCGAGAGGTCAGGCGGAGGCGATCGCGGTGAACCTGCGCGAGATGTCAAAGCTCGCGGTTCCCGTCCTCGTGACGATCACCGGCGAGGGGGGAAGCGGCGGCGCGCTGGCGATCGCCGTGGGAAACGTCGTCAACATGCTGGAGCACTCCATCTACTCCGTGATCTCGCCGGAAGGATGCGCGGCCATCCTCTGGAAGGACCAGCAGCGCTTCAAGATGGAGGCCGCGAAGAACCTCCACTACACCGCGCAGGATCTGAAATCCCTCGACGTGATCGACGACATCATCCCCGAGGTCCCCGGCGGGGCCCACATCGATCATCAGGGGAGCGCGCGCATCCTCGACGAGTTCATCTCGAGGCACCTCGCGGCGCTGAGGCGCTTGAAACCAGGTGAGATCGTGGAGCACCGCCACGAGAAGTTCCGGAGGATGGGAGCCTACCTCGCCCCCCTCGACTGA
- a CDS encoding D-tyrosyl-tRNA(Tyr) deacylase, protein MKMLLQVVSRAEVRVSGSEVASIGRGLLVFVAVERGDPDGLVTAAADKIAGLRIFPGPGGAKMDLSTGDAGGEILLVSQFTLAASLRRGRRPSFDRAAPPETAAPMCAALGSALAARGLKVATGVFGAAMAVELVNDGPVTFWLESDGEGAFGP, encoded by the coding sequence GTGAAAATGTTGTTGCAGGTCGTGTCGCGGGCCGAGGTGAGGGTCTCGGGAAGCGAGGTCGCGTCGATCGGGCGCGGGCTCCTCGTCTTCGTCGCCGTCGAGCGCGGCGACCCCGACGGGCTCGTGACCGCGGCCGCGGACAAGATCGCGGGGCTCCGCATCTTTCCGGGTCCCGGGGGCGCGAAGATGGATCTCTCGACCGGGGACGCCGGCGGGGAGATCCTGCTCGTCTCGCAGTTCACGCTCGCGGCCTCGCTGCGGCGGGGGAGACGGCCGTCGTTCGATAGGGCGGCGCCACCTGAGACGGCCGCCCCGATGTGCGCCGCCCTGGGATCGGCGCTCGCCGCCCGCGGGCTGAAGGTGGCGACGGGGGTCTTCGGCGCGGCGATGGCGGTCGAGCTGGTCAACGACGGGCCGGTGACCTTCTGGCTCGAGTCGGACGGCGAGGGGGCGTTCGGGCCGTGA
- a CDS encoding tetratricopeptide repeat protein: protein MPTGRKHLTRHEMLKQDEFVSWVSHATMWIESNRRAVVAGLIGVVVVVAAGLGISAWQRSKADEAYTRLGDVQKIARTPIAGEPGAAPGALQTSQERSTRIVAAADRLLAASSSGEAADWARYHRASALLDLGRKDEAATALAPVLGGAPGTLLGDLSNLLAGRIEEARGNLQKAADTYAAAAEKSGKSFPPELALADQARCLAALGKKQEAITAYQKILDVYPESPLAGKANQKLQELKGAS, encoded by the coding sequence TTGCCCACCGGTCGAAAGCACCTGACGCGCCACGAGATGCTGAAGCAGGACGAGTTCGTCTCGTGGGTGAGCCACGCCACGATGTGGATCGAGTCGAACCGCCGCGCCGTGGTCGCGGGGCTCATCGGAGTGGTGGTGGTGGTCGCCGCAGGCCTCGGGATCTCCGCGTGGCAGCGCTCGAAGGCGGACGAGGCCTACACGAGGCTCGGCGACGTCCAGAAGATCGCGCGAACGCCGATCGCGGGGGAGCCAGGGGCGGCGCCGGGAGCCCTTCAGACGTCGCAGGAGCGGAGCACCCGCATCGTCGCGGCCGCCGACAGGCTGCTCGCCGCATCCTCCTCGGGCGAGGCGGCGGACTGGGCCCGCTACCACCGCGCGTCGGCGCTCCTCGACCTCGGGCGCAAGGACGAGGCCGCGACCGCGCTCGCGCCGGTGCTGGGCGGAGCGCCAGGAACGCTGCTCGGGGATCTCTCGAACCTTCTCGCAGGGCGCATCGAGGAGGCGCGGGGGAACCTCCAGAAGGCCGCCGACACCTACGCCGCCGCCGCGGAGAAGTCTGGGAAGAGCTTTCCCCCCGAGCTGGCCCTCGCCGATCAGGCGCGCTGCCTGGCCGCTCTCGGGAAGAAGCAGGAGGCGATCACCGCCTACCAGAAGATCCTGGACGTGTACCCCGAATCGCCCCTCGCAGGAAAGGCGAACCAGAAGCTCCAGGAGCTCAAGGGCGCAAGCTAG
- a CDS encoding DUF1844 domain-containing protein, with product MSEERDPSQTIKVTDRRSFTKDGQRRDADSEPTVVAGPAKPAAPDGAKTLQGEGFTMAHPAPIETDAAAQDAAFLNLVVSIYQSGCIHLGLAGDAAEAEDAEGAGAGPEGQEPVDFAAARGTIEMLLAIKKKTAGNLATEESRILETLLAELQMTYALKVADT from the coding sequence ATGAGCGAAGAGCGCGATCCGAGCCAGACGATCAAGGTCACGGATCGGAGAAGTTTCACCAAAGACGGCCAGCGGCGCGACGCGGATTCGGAGCCCACCGTCGTCGCCGGTCCCGCGAAACCCGCCGCGCCCGACGGCGCGAAAACCCTTCAGGGAGAGGGGTTCACGATGGCGCACCCGGCGCCGATCGAAACCGATGCCGCGGCCCAGGATGCCGCGTTCCTCAATCTCGTCGTGTCCATCTACCAGAGCGGATGCATCCACCTCGGCCTCGCCGGAGACGCCGCCGAGGCCGAGGACGCCGAGGGTGCGGGAGCCGGGCCGGAGGGGCAGGAGCCCGTGGACTTCGCGGCGGCGCGCGGGACCATCGAGATGCTCCTCGCGATCAAGAAAAAGACCGCGGGGAACCTCGCCACGGAGGAGTCGCGGATCCTCGAGACGCTCCTCGCCGAGCTCCAGATGACGTACGCCCTGAAGGTCGCCGACACCTAG
- a CDS encoding elongation factor P, with protein sequence MIATSDFKRGARILLDGDPFEIMDYTVQSPSARGSATLVKARVRNVLTRAVFDRTFKSGEKFVEPDLEIRPVQFLYREGDDLHFMDQASYDQFQLAAGGLAGADRYLADGASLRSVSFNGSVVGIELPQFMEFDVADTEPAVRGDTAAGKVMKEAKISTGATVKVPLYIENGERIIVATETGEFVKRAQKP encoded by the coding sequence ATGATCGCAACCTCGGATTTCAAGAGGGGCGCCAGGATCCTTCTCGACGGCGATCCCTTCGAGATCATGGACTACACCGTCCAGAGCCCCTCGGCTCGCGGCTCCGCCACGCTCGTGAAGGCGCGCGTCCGCAACGTGCTCACGCGCGCGGTCTTCGATCGCACGTTCAAGTCCGGTGAGAAGTTCGTCGAGCCCGATCTCGAGATCCGGCCCGTCCAGTTCCTCTACCGGGAGGGGGACGACCTCCACTTCATGGATCAGGCGAGCTACGACCAGTTCCAGCTCGCGGCCGGGGGCCTCGCCGGCGCCGACCGGTACCTCGCCGACGGCGCGTCGCTCCGCTCGGTCTCCTTCAACGGGTCGGTCGTCGGCATCGAGCTCCCGCAGTTCATGGAGTTCGACGTCGCCGACACGGAGCCTGCGGTCCGGGGCGACACCGCGGCCGGCAAGGTCATGAAGGAGGCGAAGATCTCGACGGGCGCGACGGTGAAGGTGCCGCTCTACATCGAGAACGGCGAGCGGATCATCGTGGCGACGGAGACGGGCGAGTTCGTGAAGCGCGCGCAGAAACCCTGA
- the mazG gene encoding nucleoside triphosphate pyrophosphohydrolase, with translation MARLRAPDGCPWDREQTLESLRTYLLEETYETIDAIDGGDPKLLREELGDLLLQVVFLSQICAEKKLFAIDDVAAGIHDKLVRRHPHVFGGEKADGAREAIGRWEQIKNEEREAAGARSVLSGVPRALPALLRAFRIANKASMVGFDWESAAESLAKVEEETRELRQALEEKSPAATAEELGDLLFAVANAGRLAGIDPETALQAANDKFTRRFAAVEEGLRDRGLKPSAEHRDLMERLWEEAKGQSRGAR, from the coding sequence ATGGCAAGGCTCCGGGCGCCGGACGGCTGCCCGTGGGATCGCGAGCAGACCCTCGAGAGCCTGAGGACCTATCTGCTCGAGGAGACCTACGAGACGATCGACGCCATCGACGGCGGGGATCCGAAGCTGCTCCGTGAGGAGCTGGGGGATCTCCTCCTCCAGGTCGTCTTCCTTTCGCAGATCTGCGCGGAGAAGAAGCTCTTCGCGATCGACGACGTCGCCGCCGGGATCCACGACAAGCTGGTCCGGAGGCACCCGCACGTCTTCGGCGGCGAGAAGGCGGACGGCGCCCGCGAGGCGATCGGGCGATGGGAGCAGATCAAGAACGAGGAGCGCGAGGCCGCGGGGGCGCGGAGCGTCCTCTCCGGTGTCCCGCGCGCGCTCCCCGCCCTATTGCGCGCCTTCCGAATCGCGAACAAGGCCTCGATGGTCGGGTTCGACTGGGAGAGCGCCGCGGAGTCGCTGGCGAAGGTCGAGGAGGAGACGCGCGAGCTCCGCCAGGCCCTCGAGGAAAAGAGCCCGGCCGCCACGGCCGAGGAGCTCGGCGACCTGCTCTTCGCCGTCGCCAACGCGGGGCGCCTCGCCGGCATCGATCCCGAGACGGCGCTGCAGGCCGCGAACGACAAGTTCACGCGTCGGTTCGCGGCCGTCGAGGAGGGGCTGCGCGACCGGGGGCTGAAGCCCTCCGCCGAGCATCGGGATCTGATGGAACGCCTGTGGGAGGAAGCGAAGGGTCAGTCGAGGGGGGCGAGGTAG
- the murJ gene encoding murein biosynthesis integral membrane protein MurJ — protein MDSHERIVRSASLMAFLTFVSRITGYARDNILAQVLGATDASDAFIVAFRIPNLLRRLVGEGTMTAAFVPTLSEYAHGKKKEELWEFAALAFTTLAVVLAALTVAGMLLSPLLVKLLAAGFTGTGGKWELTVSLNRFMFPYLFFIGLAALAMATLNTLGVFALPASTPIFLNLTVIGAAVLFARHSEHPAYVFAAGVLVGGALQIGLQLPALWKRGFRPTWRFSFTHPGVRQVGRLMLPGLFGLGISQIIFLVDSRFASFLGDGPVSALYYAGRVNELALGSFAISVSTVILPALSRRAAAGEIDEMRSTLLFGLRLVAFVTVPAMAGLIVLRREIISVLFERGAFDAAAVTITSTALLYYAMGLFAFGGIKVVAPAFYARKDTRTPVKLATITLCTHIVLCSILSSRMGIGGIALSDSITATMDMTLLILAFRRKVGLPLLRSFILPVATFGAAAILMAALCQPLLARLAPWCVGLPQGRAIALVATLLVGAGVYFGTCFALGRREPATILSSMNPLRRGALREAP, from the coding sequence ATGGATTCCCACGAGAGAATCGTGCGCTCGGCGAGCCTGATGGCCTTTCTCACGTTCGTGAGCCGCATCACCGGCTACGCCCGCGACAACATCCTCGCGCAGGTGCTCGGCGCGACCGACGCGTCCGACGCGTTCATCGTGGCCTTTCGCATCCCCAACCTCCTGAGGCGCCTCGTCGGGGAGGGGACGATGACCGCCGCGTTCGTCCCCACCCTCTCCGAATACGCTCACGGAAAGAAGAAAGAGGAGCTGTGGGAGTTCGCGGCTCTCGCCTTCACGACGCTCGCCGTCGTTCTCGCCGCGCTGACGGTCGCGGGCATGCTCCTGTCGCCGCTACTGGTAAAGCTCCTGGCCGCAGGGTTCACCGGGACGGGGGGGAAGTGGGAGCTGACCGTCTCCCTCAACCGCTTCATGTTCCCGTACCTCTTCTTCATCGGCCTCGCCGCGCTCGCGATGGCCACGCTCAACACGCTCGGCGTCTTCGCCCTGCCGGCATCGACGCCCATCTTCCTGAACCTGACCGTCATCGGGGCCGCCGTGCTCTTCGCGCGCCACTCCGAGCACCCCGCCTACGTCTTCGCCGCGGGAGTCCTCGTCGGGGGGGCGCTCCAGATCGGATTGCAGCTCCCCGCGCTCTGGAAGCGCGGCTTCCGGCCGACGTGGAGGTTCAGCTTCACGCACCCCGGGGTCCGGCAGGTGGGCCGGTTGATGCTGCCGGGGCTGTTCGGCCTCGGGATCTCGCAGATCATCTTCCTGGTCGATTCCCGGTTCGCGTCGTTCCTCGGCGATGGGCCGGTCTCCGCGCTCTACTACGCGGGCCGCGTCAACGAGCTGGCGCTCGGCTCGTTCGCGATCTCGGTCTCCACCGTCATCCTCCCGGCGCTCTCGCGGCGCGCCGCCGCGGGGGAGATCGACGAGATGCGCTCAACGCTGCTCTTCGGCCTGAGGCTCGTCGCCTTCGTCACGGTGCCGGCGATGGCGGGACTGATCGTGCTGCGACGGGAGATCATCTCGGTCCTCTTCGAGCGCGGAGCGTTCGACGCCGCGGCCGTCACGATCACGTCGACCGCGCTCCTGTACTACGCGATGGGGCTCTTCGCGTTCGGGGGGATCAAGGTCGTCGCCCCCGCGTTCTACGCGCGCAAGGACACGCGCACGCCGGTGAAGCTCGCCACGATCACGCTGTGCACGCACATCGTCCTGTGCAGCATCCTCTCGAGCCGGATGGGGATCGGCGGGATCGCCCTCTCGGACTCGATCACGGCAACGATGGACATGACGCTCCTCATCCTCGCGTTCCGCCGCAAGGTCGGGCTGCCGCTCTTGCGGAGCTTCATCCTGCCGGTCGCGACGTTCGGCGCCGCCGCGATCCTGATGGCGGCGCTGTGCCAACCCCTTCTGGCGCGCCTCGCCCCGTGGTGCGTCGGGCTGCCGCAGGGGAGGGCGATCGCGCTCGTGGCCACGCTCCTCGTCGGCGCGGGGGTCTACTTCGGGACCTGCTTCGCGCTCGGGCGCCGGGAGCCCGCGACGATCCTCTCGTCGATGAACCCCCTGCGGCGCGGCGCGCTCCGGGAAGCGCCGTGA
- the xerD gene encoding site-specific tyrosine recombinase XerD — MKTSAAAFLNYLTVERGLAPNTLLAYGRDLAAFMDWVTKMGRRKPGAVRRADVQDYLRELRLRGLSPRSISRSLATLRVFFRFLKQEGLTREDPTGEIEGPRVERSLPKALPPSEIEKILRAPDASTPLGLRDAAMIEILYATGLRVSELISLRVDDLHLDLGYLLCRGKGSRERIVPVGSQARVKVSEYIASGRPRILGERISPSLFVQNRGTSMTRQAFWIRLSRYAAQSGVRGRLSPHVLRHSFATHLLENGADLRAVQKMLGHADISTTQIYTHVNRERLRKIYRAHHPRA; from the coding sequence GTGAAGACCTCGGCCGCCGCGTTCCTGAACTACCTGACGGTCGAGAGGGGGCTCGCGCCGAACACCCTTCTCGCGTACGGGCGCGATCTCGCCGCGTTCATGGACTGGGTGACCAAGATGGGACGCCGGAAGCCGGGAGCGGTGCGCCGGGCGGACGTGCAGGACTATCTGCGCGAGCTGCGTCTCAGGGGCCTGTCGCCCCGGTCCATCTCGCGGTCCCTCGCGACGCTTCGCGTCTTCTTCCGATTCCTCAAGCAGGAGGGACTCACCCGTGAGGATCCCACGGGCGAGATCGAGGGGCCGCGGGTGGAGAGGAGCCTCCCGAAGGCGCTCCCCCCCTCGGAGATCGAGAAGATCCTGAGGGCCCCCGACGCCTCGACGCCCCTCGGCCTGCGGGACGCCGCGATGATCGAGATCCTCTACGCCACGGGGCTCCGCGTGAGCGAGCTCATCTCCCTCCGCGTCGACGATCTCCATCTCGATCTCGGATACCTCCTCTGCCGGGGGAAGGGATCGCGCGAGCGCATCGTCCCGGTCGGCTCGCAGGCGCGCGTGAAGGTGAGCGAGTACATCGCGTCGGGGCGCCCTCGAATCCTGGGGGAGAGAATCTCGCCGAGCCTCTTCGTCCAGAACAGGGGGACGTCGATGACGCGGCAGGCTTTCTGGATCCGGTTGAGCCGCTACGCGGCTCAGTCGGGCGTGCGCGGCCGCCTCAGCCCCCACGTCCTGCGGCACTCCTTCGCGACGCACCTCCTCGAGAACGGCGCCGACCTGCGGGCGGTGCAGAAGATGCTCGGGCACGCCGACATCTCGACGACTCAGATCTACACGCACGTCAACCGCGAGCGGCTGCGGAAGATCTACCGCGCGCACCACCCCCGGGCCTGA
- a CDS encoding CCA tRNA nucleotidyltransferase: protein MKPARFHLLSGIRDRRSRRVLRLAREESPDPTARVYLVGGCVRDLALGVGLRDIDLVVTGDAGAFAARLASRLGVRASAPTRFGTSRIVAPGCPQIDIAMARAETYARPAALPDVEAAPIEVDLARRDFTMNAMAIPLTGPDAGGLLDPFGGLSDLTTGRLRLLHPASLVDDPTRAFRGARYAARLGLRPDSSLRRALRSPSARRALSRLGAERLAREIARVWLERDPGAVFARLSTWGLLTALHPRLRWRGRLSRSIRHGERLRKASVVAESSEFMLALAASSLGVRDRAKLLDRLALAGRTRRVLLAAAAAPARASRMRGAYRDAAEVAGWSPLALLTTTAAASPSAAARVRALGRSWREATPRLCAEDILAEGIPEGPRVGRILERLRRERFEGRIRTARDERRRIQRRS, encoded by the coding sequence ATGAAGCCCGCGAGGTTTCACCTGCTCTCAGGGATCCGGGATCGGCGATCGAGGCGGGTGCTGCGCCTCGCGCGCGAGGAGTCCCCCGATCCCACCGCCAGGGTGTATCTCGTCGGCGGCTGCGTGCGGGATCTCGCCCTCGGAGTCGGGCTGCGCGACATCGATCTCGTCGTGACGGGAGACGCGGGCGCCTTCGCCGCGAGGCTGGCCTCCCGGCTCGGAGTCCGGGCCTCCGCCCCGACAAGATTCGGAACATCGCGCATCGTCGCTCCGGGATGTCCGCAGATCGACATCGCGATGGCCAGGGCCGAGACCTACGCGCGGCCGGCCGCCCTCCCCGACGTGGAGGCGGCGCCCATCGAGGTCGATCTCGCGCGGCGCGACTTCACGATGAACGCGATGGCGATCCCTTTGACGGGTCCGGACGCGGGCGGGCTCCTCGATCCTTTCGGGGGGCTGTCCGATCTGACGACGGGGCGGCTCCGGCTCCTCCACCCGGCGAGCCTCGTCGACGATCCGACGCGCGCGTTCCGCGGTGCGCGCTACGCGGCCAGGCTCGGCCTGCGACCCGACTCCTCGTTGAGGCGAGCCCTGAGGTCCCCCTCGGCGCGGCGGGCCCTCTCGAGGCTCGGAGCTGAGCGGCTTGCCCGCGAGATCGCAAGGGTCTGGCTGGAACGGGACCCCGGCGCCGTCTTCGCGCGGCTGTCGACCTGGGGGCTCCTGACGGCCCTCCACCCGCGCCTTCGATGGCGCGGCCGCCTCTCCCGATCGATCCGGCACGGCGAGCGCCTCCGCAAGGCCTCGGTCGTCGCCGAAAGCTCCGAGTTCATGCTCGCGCTCGCCGCCTCGTCCCTGGGCGTGCGGGATCGCGCGAAGCTCCTCGACCGTCTCGCCCTCGCGGGGCGGACTCGCCGCGTCCTTCTCGCCGCGGCCGCCGCGCCCGCGCGGGCTTCCCGCATGAGGGGCGCGTACCGTGACGCGGCGGAAGTCGCCGGGTGGTCTCCGCTCGCCCTCCTGACGACGACGGCTGCGGCCTCGCCGTCCGCGGCGGCGCGCGTGAGGGCTCTCGGGCGGTCGTGGCGCGAGGCGACCCCGAGGCTCTGCGCCGAGGACATCCTGGCCGAGGGAATTCCGGAGGGCCCTCGCGTCGGGCGGATTCTCGAGAGACTGCGCCGGGAGAGGTTCGAGGGAAGAATTCGGACGGCGCGCGACGAGCGGCGCCGCATCCAGCGCCGTTCTTGA
- a CDS encoding single-stranded DNA-binding protein yields MGSVNKVILVGNVGRDPELRYTPGGAAVAQFSMATTENWTAKTGEKQERTEWHRIVVWGKMAEIVNQYVKKGRQVYVEGALQTRQWDDRNGQKRTTTEVKALQVVFLGSGGGGGASRTASPAAEQPGPGPDDAPPGDASFPEEDIPF; encoded by the coding sequence ATGGGAAGCGTCAACAAGGTCATTCTCGTCGGCAACGTGGGCCGCGATCCTGAGCTGCGCTACACCCCCGGCGGCGCCGCCGTCGCGCAGTTCAGCATGGCGACGACGGAGAACTGGACGGCCAAGACAGGGGAAAAGCAGGAGCGGACGGAGTGGCACCGCATCGTCGTCTGGGGGAAGATGGCCGAGATCGTCAACCAGTACGTCAAGAAGGGACGCCAGGTGTACGTGGAGGGCGCCCTCCAGACGCGGCAATGGGACGATCGCAACGGGCAGAAGCGGACCACGACCGAGGTCAAGGCCCTTCAGGTGGTCTTCCTGGGAAGCGGTGGTGGCGGAGGCGCCTCGCGGACGGCCTCACCCGCGGCCGAGCAGCCGGGACCGGGTCCTGACGACGCCCCGCCGGGCGACGCGTCGTTCCCGGAAGAAGACATCCCCTTCTAG
- a CDS encoding tetratricopeptide repeat protein translates to MRIHRLAATSLSLAVCALFAATVPFAADDPPPQVEGAAPALPEAAPRARGKGGSADARLQTLWFGRKANLETGDMVGAAGQVEAMTEIVRTERLDRVPWLARGFAYEGYEHLREGNYERARVAFDLARRFDHRMPEAQTGYAWAALKAGRGFGLFMTEYREGLRLRWQTFRREGAANASLVAAIALALAAVGIIGATVVRYQAMLRHDVAERMPAGWPDGASRLAGWIVLLAPLLAWFGGAWVLYYWAAILSRYMSGAERLLAAVGCVVLIAVGPLAAWGTLSAQIASDPTGLAISEALSGEHGVEIVGALQRTIRSKPEARALRLLLATTYERADMTREAFDEYHRLLELHPGDPRTLNNIGNLYMRTGQTPQAIVYYTKAAEADPKSAVFFYNLSIAQNESLRLTDAEASARTLQQLDPNLGRALMTARGRGDEIVPLPATATADEVRAEMDVESASAALRGSFPLLSPTLIGAVATILILLGAGLARSGAHAQTCIRCGEAFCGRCKRELGAKECCAQCIHLFVKREAIAAPVRARKLAQVERFARNWKRRVRLATILLPGAGHLIAGRTVAGAGLMLAWLVPLSALLFGRWLVLAPSIPVLDLPSITTLAAGFVMILLWSLANSLVPQPPR, encoded by the coding sequence ATGCGCATTCACCGCCTGGCGGCGACGTCCCTCTCCCTCGCGGTCTGCGCTCTGTTCGCCGCGACGGTTCCGTTTGCGGCCGACGATCCTCCCCCGCAAGTCGAGGGGGCCGCCCCCGCGCTGCCCGAGGCCGCGCCCCGCGCGCGCGGGAAGGGAGGGAGCGCGGACGCGCGACTCCAGACCCTCTGGTTCGGAAGAAAAGCGAACCTCGAGACGGGCGACATGGTGGGGGCGGCCGGCCAGGTCGAGGCGATGACCGAGATCGTCCGGACCGAGCGGCTCGATCGGGTCCCGTGGCTCGCGCGGGGGTTCGCTTACGAAGGCTACGAGCACCTCCGGGAAGGGAACTACGAGCGGGCCCGGGTCGCCTTCGATCTCGCGCGGCGGTTCGATCATCGGATGCCCGAGGCCCAGACAGGGTACGCGTGGGCCGCGCTGAAGGCCGGGCGGGGGTTCGGCCTCTTCATGACGGAGTACCGGGAGGGGCTTCGCCTGCGGTGGCAGACCTTCCGGCGGGAGGGGGCGGCCAACGCGTCTCTCGTCGCGGCGATCGCCCTCGCCCTCGCGGCGGTCGGGATCATCGGCGCCACGGTCGTCCGCTATCAGGCGATGCTGCGGCACGACGTGGCCGAGCGCATGCCGGCCGGCTGGCCCGACGGCGCCTCACGGCTCGCCGGCTGGATCGTGCTGTTGGCCCCGCTTCTCGCCTGGTTCGGTGGCGCGTGGGTCCTCTACTACTGGGCCGCGATTCTCTCGAGGTACATGTCGGGAGCGGAGAGGCTCCTCGCGGCGGTGGGCTGCGTCGTGCTCATCGCGGTCGGTCCGCTGGCGGCGTGGGGCACCCTTTCGGCGCAGATCGCCTCGGACCCGACCGGCCTCGCGATCTCCGAGGCGCTCTCCGGCGAGCACGGCGTCGAAATCGTCGGCGCCCTGCAGCGGACCATCCGCTCGAAGCCCGAAGCGCGCGCGCTGAGGCTCCTCCTCGCGACGACGTACGAGCGCGCCGACATGACGCGCGAGGCGTTCGACGAATACCACAGGCTCCTCGAGCTGCATCCGGGCGATCCGCGGACGCTCAACAACATCGGCAACCTGTACATGCGCACCGGCCAGACGCCGCAGGCGATCGTCTACTACACGAAGGCCGCCGAGGCCGATCCGAAGAGCGCGGTTTTCTTCTACAACCTCTCCATCGCCCAGAACGAGTCGTTGCGCCTGACGGACGCGGAGGCGAGCGCCCGCACGCTGCAGCAGCTCGATCCCAACCTCGGCCGCGCGCTGATGACCGCCCGCGGGAGGGGCGACGAGATCGTGCCGCTGCCGGCGACCGCGACCGCCGACGAGGTCCGCGCCGAGATGGACGTGGAGTCCGCTTCCGCCGCGCTGCGGGGCTCCTTTCCGCTCCTCTCACCCACGTTGATCGGCGCCGTGGCGACCATCCTGATCCTTCTGGGCGCCGGCCTCGCGCGCTCCGGCGCCCACGCCCAGACGTGCATCCGGTGTGGGGAGGCCTTCTGCGGGCGGTGCAAGCGCGAGCTCGGGGCGAAGGAGTGCTGCGCGCAGTGCATTCACCTCTTCGTGAAGCGGGAGGCCATCGCCGCCCCCGTCAGGGCCCGGAAGCTGGCGCAGGTGGAGCGGTTCGCGCGGAACTGGAAGCGACGCGTCCGCCTCGCGACGATTCTCCTTCCCGGCGCGGGCCATCTGATCGCCGGCCGGACCGTCGCCGGCGCCGGACTGATGCTCGCCTGGCTCGTGCCGCTGTCCGCCCTGCTCTTCGGGCGCTGGCTCGTCCTGGCGCCTTCGATCCCCGTCCTCGATCTGCCGTCCATCACGACGCTGGCCGCCGGATTCGTCATGATCCTCCTGTGGAGCCTCGCGAACTCGCTCGTCCCGCAGCCCCCGCGATGA